The following DNA comes from Molothrus aeneus isolate 106 chromosome 21, BPBGC_Maene_1.0, whole genome shotgun sequence.
ATTCCTGCTCACAGGAAACCCAGAGAGTCCAACCCCAGCTGGAATGGAGCATTTGCAGCTGCATTAATAAACATTATTAATAAACATTTCCCCAAGTCCACGAGCCAGGGAAAGGAGGGCTGATATTTCATGGAGCACTTGAGGGGAAGGGAGATTTTGGAAGGggaaagagcagctctgccccagcccagccccagcaggggctgatgGAGGAGCCCAGGGGTGCAGGAGGGACAAAAGGGACGACAGGAGCTGGCCCAGGGGACACTCACATCATCGTTGTAGCCCATGTGCATCCCACAGTCCAGCATCACATTCTTGCCAGCGATGGACACCAggatgcagctcctgcccacatCCTGGCCAGCACCTGGACACCAGAAAAACATCAATAAACACCAGGAGAACATCACAAAATATCAGCAACATAGCAGTAAAACATCAGCAAAACACCACCAGCAAAATAACAGCAAACATCAGGAAAACATCAGCAAAACACCAGtgaaaaagcagtaaaacatCATCAAAACACCAATAAAACCCAATAAAACACCAGGAAAACATCACAAAATACCAGTGAAATACCACCAGCAAAATACCAGTAAAATATCAGCAAAACACCAGGAAAACACCAGGAAATCATCACAAAACACCAGTGAAACACCATCAGCAAAATACCAGCAAAACACCAGGAAAACACCATTAAAACATCAGCAAAACACCAATAAAACAGCACCAGGAAAATACCAATAATACCCCAACAAAACACCAGGAAAGCATCACAAAACACCAGCAAAATACCAGTAAAACATTGGAAGAACACCAATAAAGCATCACCAGCAAAATACCAATAAAACACCAGGAAAGCAccaggaaaacagcagaaaaacaccaCCAGCGAAATACCAGCAAAACATCAGCAAAATACCAGTAAAATATTGACAAAACACCAGCAAAACATCAATAAAACATCAGCAAAGTATCAGTAAAATACCAGTAAAACACCAATAAAACACCAGTAAGACACTGGTAAAACACCTCTGGGAAAAGCTGCAattccttcaaaataaaagcaggtGAAGGTCTGCACAGACTTCCTGCAATTGCAGTttcaaggaagagaaaagaatcCTTCATCTGGCAAGGATCAGaactccttctccagctgctctgccctcgTTAAGCCTAATTAAGTTAAACCCACACCAAGGCTGAAAACTACCCAGGAGGATAAAGCAGATCTGCTGCTCAGTACATCCTCTGCCCTCTCACtacaaaacacattaaaaaaatattaaacagggAAAAACGAGACATATTTTCTTCCTGTGGCTCTTTAGCACTGTAGTGAATTAATGCTCCACAACACCACAGTACCTTTACAAGAATAACTTAATTAATCCTGATTAATTAATCCAAACAGTTATAACGGTCACTGGAAAAACcaagggagggaagagaggaatCACATCAGGGATTCCAAATATGAGCCTGAATTCCCCCCAGGGTTCAGTGTTTGCATTTCAAGGCGATTTTAGGCAGGACTTACCCAAGGGGGTGACTTTGATCTCGGGCATTTTTACCCCACTCCAGGTCCCAAACCCGCACAGAAAATTAGTCCAGGAGCAGATGCGAGGGGGGCACAACGAAAGAGGATTTCGTTGGTTTTACCGGCACCATTTCAATTTTTTCAGGATCCAGCCGAAGACTCGAGCAGAGCCCAAACTTCTTCCTGAGGCGAGACAGAAAACATGGGTGAGGTGATAAACAACAACTTGTGGGAAAGCGGTCCCGTTTGGCTGCGATACCCACCACAACTGCTGAGAGCCGGGAAAACACGtgtagaaacacagaaaaacgggcaaaaaaggcacaaaaccacaaaaaataacacaaaaaaacccGCACAAAACCCCGCAAATTCACCCAGGcccggccgcagccccggcGCCTCCTCCGCGCCTGCGCCGCCCCGCGCGGATTGGCCGAGCCGCAATGACGCACGCGAAGCGGACTGGcccgcggggagcggcgggTGACGGACGCGGCGCTGATTGGCCGAGCGGGCGGTGCGGGATgcggaaggaggaggaggaagaggaggaaggggaaggggaggcggcggcggcgccgcggcgcgatggcggcggcggccgcgggcccGTTCAGCCTCAGGGAGGTCCTGGACGCCTTCCGCAGGTGCGTGACGGAGCAGcgggaggtgctgctggagccctaCCTGAGCGGCTGGCGGGGGCTCATCCGGTGAGTGCCCAGCAGCGAGtgggggggctgtgggcagAAGGATGCAGGGAGCGACGGCTTCACACTGAAGTGGATTTGGGTTTCTCTTTTCACCACTCAGATGCTTTTTGGCTTCTCTTTTCACCCTTCAGATGctttttatcttctcttttcACTCCTCAAATACTTTCTGTCTTCTCTTTTCACCCCGATGgagcttttgctttctcttttcacCCTTCAGATGCTTTTTGCCATCTCTTTTCACCCCTCAGGCGATTCTTTGGgctctctttttcccccctccgGTAATTTCTGGCTTCTCTTCCCACCTCTCTAATGCTTTTTATCttctcttcccccccccccccccccccgatgCTTATTGGCTTTGCTTTTCCCCCTTCAGATGCtttttgccttctcttttcACCGCTGAGGTGTTTTGGGGTCGTCTTTTCACCCCTCAGGTGTTTTTTTTGGCGGGGGTTCGGCAGGGCTCTCTTTCTCCCCCCTCAGGCGATTCTTTGGgctctcttttcccccctcaggTACCTTTTACAATCTCCTTTCCCCCCTGAAGTGTTTTGGGGTTCTCTTTTCATCCtggaggtggttttggggttgtttttttcacCCCTCTGGTATTTTTTCCGCTTCTCTCCCCACCCCGCGCCCACCTAACCCAccactcccctctcccccccagcttcctgcagagcctgggcgCCGTCTTCTCGTTCATCTCCAAGGACGCCGTGGCCaaggtggctctgctggaaggtcaccagcagcagcacggcTTCGTGTCGCTGCAGTCGCTGGTGCAGCACGAgctggcggcggggccggcggcgctGCGGGCCCGCTCCGATTCCGGCTGCCGCACGGTGCTGCGGCTGCACCGCGCCCTGCGCTGGCTGCAGCTGTTCCTGGAGGGGCTGCGCTCGGGGGAGCCGCGCACCTCCGTGCTCTGCACCGACGCCTACAACGCCTCGCTGGCCCAGCACCACCCCTGGGTTGTCCGCAAGGCGGCCACCGTGGCTTTCTGCGCGCTGCCCTCCCGGGATGCCTTCCTGGAGATCATGAACGTGGGCTCGCAAGAGGAGGCCGTGGCCATGCTGGGCGAGGCCATCCCCTACATCGGAGATGTCTACAGCATCACCCAGGAGCTCTTCACTCAGCACAAGCTGCTCGACCTGCCCTGATGgctgaaaatgacatttttgcaCAAGCAACACACTCTGTCCGTGGTTATTTccactttttctttccagccCGGAGGTGGAAAGTTAGCCAAACTATCCCCCTTTATAAACGCGGACCattaattttttcacatttctcagTTCTTACATCTCTAAAGTTAGAAAACAATTCCACATTAGGATGAGCTGCTAAgggattgatttttttaattcccaCCTTACAGCATCACCCAGGAGCTCTTCACTCAGCACAAGCTGCTCGACCTGCCCCGATGgctgaaaatgacatttttgcaTAAGCAACACACTCTGTCCGTggttatttccattttttcattccagcctggagctgaggATTTGACAAAATTATTCCATATAAACATGGACCGGTTATTTTTTTACATCTCTCAGTTCTGTTCTTATATCTCTAAAGTTAGAAAACAATTCCACATTAGGTTGAGCTGCTAagggattgattttttttatattcccACCTTACAGCATCACCCAGGAGCTATTTGTGTATCTGCCCTGACGGCGGTGCTGGGgtgaaaatgacatttttgcaCAAGCAACACACTCTGTCCGTGGTTATTTccactttttctttccagcctggagctgaggAGTTGGCAAAATGATTCTGTATTATAAACATGGACTGGTTATTTTTTTACATCTGTCAGTTCTATTCTTACATCTCTAAAGTTAGAAAACAATTCCACATTAGGTTGAGCTGCTAagggattgatttttttttatattcccACCTTACAGCATCACCCAGGAGCTCTTTGCTCAGCACAAGCTGCTCGACCTGCCCCTGATGgctgaaaatgacatttttgcaCATTTATTGTTTGGTTATTTccactttttctttccagcctggagctgaggAGTTGGCCAAGTTATTCCACTTTATAAACATGGAATAGGTTTtttttacaccttttttttacatctctacaattagaaaaaaaaaaatccacattaggaggagctgtgcagagttagaaaaataattccaCATTAGGATGAGCTGCTAAGGGATTGAAGGGATTGAAGTTTTTTATTCCTAGCAAAGCTGGAAACggtttttcttttcaagccCAAGTGCAGCAGCTTGTGTGCATTTACAGCAATACTTGTGGCCTTGTGTGGCAGCACAAATTGGAGCTGTGGTGTCTGAGCTCATTCCCACACTCTGGTTTGCACAAAAATCCCACCTGGAGGATTTCATGCTGAGCAGTGCCCTGGGGAAATGCCCTTTCCCTGCCACGGTGGGAGCTCAAGGAAATGGGGGTGGAAGGGGGAGAAAATTGTTccacccagcagcaccttcccctgTGCCCCTTCCCTGTTCAATCCATGATTTTTGCACTTGGGATGTGCagcaaattttaatttctgctgcaCAATCCCCTctgtccagcccagcctggagctgtttgcTTCTGAGTTGTGTTCTTGTGTGTTTACTTTTAATTTGTATCAATGTGTTCAATGCCtacaaaaaggatttttctgcctctctgggGTGGGAAATCCACACTTGTACTGTAAATCACTGCTTTGGGAGCTTCTGCCAAACCcctggaggaggcagaggtgTCAGGTGGGATTTTCTGAGCTTTGGGAGCTGGAGAAATCCTGCAGGGTTATTGCAGGGATCAATCCTGCAGCTGATTGTCTCTTTCTGCCCTAATGTACCACTGAAAAATTCAGGAAATCACAATTACCTCATGGAGACTGCACTCACTGCACATTAAATGATGTGAATAATGTGATTTTTGAGGAGTGTCCTTTGTGGGATCACACTCTGGGGGTCCAACACCATTTACAGAAAACCTACTCAGATTttatttccctggaaaaatctgtttcatttCCCTGGAGATCAGGCCAGCTGATATTTCACCAGTGCAGTGAATTAAATACCTTCAACTAAATCAAATAATGTGtgtcaagggaaaaaaaatgggtttaAATCTCTAGAAATGATGGTATGACcacaagaaaattttttttcccttgtcacACTAATTGTAATTATTCCTCTTAAGagataaatattaatatttataattacCATTGCTAATATTGAAGATGAACTTGCCCAAAATTCAGAATTGTGTTTAgaacttattttttaaagttttatagTTAAACTGACACTTAAATAGtccaggaaagggaaaggatgCTTAAAAAATGTTAGTATGAACATACCTGGaaaacacagctgcagctggtgcatTCTTGTATTTAGGTGTctaaatctgcttttcttcctgcaaggaaaatattccagccttggagcagcactggcaggaaaaggaattttctgatatagaaaatgcaggaaattgAACTTTTCATTCAGAGCTGTCCTAAAATCCAAcaataaaatacagtaataaaaCCTAAATTACCATGCTATCAACTCAGATTTAagtttttaaactgaaattaatATTGTAGTTCAGtgtgagggaaagaaaaatagatcAGCCAGTAACAACTTCCTAAAAAAATATCAGGACAGCTGAGGGACAGCAAGGCTGTAACCCAGGAATGGCCTCTCCAGGTTATTGGTTATTTCCATGATGAGgtgtatttaaaatttaaataattaaaatataatttaaattttaaaaatggaatgtaataaataaataaataaataaaaattacgGCTGTGTAAATCATTTACCAGATTCAGAGCGGGGCACCTGAGTTCTGTCACGTCTGCCAGAGGAACCCAAAttcccacagctgtgccaatgaatttgtaaataaaataaaatacagagtgATTTGTAAATCACTCTGAGTAAAAGCTACTCAGTAAAGGAAATCAGCACGAGGGCAGTGGTTTTTACTTAGAGACTATTTGATTATTAGCCACTAAAGTGAATTCATTGCATTTTGCCAAACAAATTCCTCCCCATCACTTCAACCCCTCTGAGCTCGATTTAAAGAGACGTCCCAGGAGCATCTGAGCCTGGATTTCCCAGATGTCCCTGAAaatgcagctggggctggggctggggctggggctgtgcctgggctgtgcccgGGCTGCCCCTCTGAGCCCCTGGTGtctctcagcccagctcagcaggccTGGAGATTTCGTCCTGGGGGGTTTGTTCCCCTTTGGGAAGGACACCCTGAACCTGGCCGCTCGCTCTGAGCCCACCCCGCTGCTCTGTGACaggtgagggctggggctgggggaaaagggaaaacatgcCACGGGATAGAGGAGAGCTGGAGCACTGGGACATCACCAGGTCCCAGAATGGAAAcgggtttgtggttttttggtgcTGACAAGCTTTGGTCTCACCTTGATAAAAGGTTTTAGTGGCACTGGCTTCCTAGGGGTTTGAAGCAAACACTTAAGttgtaaaaaaatcagttaaacTGAATAAAACAGTTACATTGTAAATGAATCCGTTAAATTGAATCAAACACATTGTAAATAAATCAGTTAAATTGAATCAAACACATTGTAAATGAATCAGTTAAATTGAATCACACAGTTAAATTGTAAAATAATCAAACAcctaaatatataaataaatgtagaaATATAGGTATAAAAATAAGTTATGTTAATAAAAGAagtatagaaaaatataaacatgaaaaatggataaaaataagttattctaataaaataattctataaaaatatataaaatctgTTATGCTAATAATATAATTCTATAAAAATATCTATAAAAATCAGTTATGCTAATAAAATATCTAATAAAAAATTAGCTTTTCCTGCATGAAGAAGCTCAGTCCCAGGTGCAGCAcaggtcctgtccctgctgtccccaggttaTTCACGGATGGGCTGATCTGGGCTCTGGCCATGAGGTTTGCCATCGAGCAGATCAACAacagcagctggctgctgccagggctcaccCTGGGCTATGACCTGCGTGACACCTGCTTTGAGCCCCTGGTGGCCCTTCAGCccagcctcctcttcctcacccgCAATGGCACCAGGGCCATCGGGGTCCTGTGTGACTACAGCGAGTACCAGCCCCGCGTCACCGCCGTCATCGGGCCCCACAAATCCGACCTGTGCCTGCTCACGGCCAAGCTCTTCAGCTCCTTCCTCATCCCACAGgtaaaaaacctctctgcaggagcaggattcTCCCTTGTAGGTAATGAAACAAACTCCAGAACTGATGGTTTGTGTGAATGCCTAACCCTCTAAACACTACtcataatttccttttcttatcaAATTTCTTCTAGTAATTTAATaagttttaatataaatttcttGTAGTAATTTCTtaagttttaatataatttttatagtaATTTCTTAACTATTAATATAAACTTCTTATATGAATTTAAGTAAATTTCTTAGtgaacagctccagctcctctctggagAAGCACGATTCTCCCCTTTAGGTAATGAAACAAACTCCAGAATTGATGTTTTATATGACTGTCTAACCCTCTAAACACTCCTTGTAGTTTCCTTTTCTTATAAAATTTCTTACAGTAATTTCTCAAGTATTAGTATAAATTTCTTATAGgaatttctgaagttttaatataaatttcttATAGTAATTTCTTAAGTATTAATATACATTTCCTATAGAAATTTCTTAAGTATTAATATAAATTTCTTAcagaaatttattaaatattaatacaaATTTCTTATAGGAGTTTCTCAAGTTTTAATAGAAATTTCTTATAGAAATTTatgttttaatattaatttctcaAGTATTAATATAAATTTCTTATGGAAATTTCTTAAATAATAATGTAAATTTCTTACAGAAATTTCTCAAGTAAATTTCTTACTCAACAGCTCCGAGATGCATCCAAGAATCCTTTCCCAAGCTTTTTAAGAATTTTTCCATTcaatgttgtatttttgataaggtgtTAATAAACTTTTGGAATTCTTTGTGAGATCTTTCCCCTCCAGGTGAGCTACGGTGCCAGCAGCGAGGCCCTGAGCAACACGGAGCTCTACCCGTCCTTCTACCGCACGGTGCCCAGCGACAAGAACCTGGTGGAGGCCGTGGTGCTGCTCCTCAACCACTTTGGCTGGAACTGGGTGGCCACGGTGGCCAGCGATGATGAGTACGGCCGGGGAGCCCAGGCGCTCTTCCTCAGCATGGCTGGCACCAACAGCATCTGCATCGCCTTCGAGGGGCTCATCCCCACTGAGCTGGCCGAGCCTGACGCCACCAAGCAGCTGGAGAAcacaattaaattaattaacagCACCAAAGTCAACGTGATCGTGCTGTTTGCACACAGCgtgccagcccaggccctgctgcagcacagcctggccatggGGCTGGGCAAGAAGGTCTGGCTGGGCAGCGAGGCCTGGCTGCTGTCGGACATCGCCACCTCTGTCCCCAACATCCAGAGcgtggggacagtgctgggctTTGTCAtgaggacagggacagtgccaggcttCCAGGAGTTCGTGGCTGAGCTGTTCAGCTCTGTGGCTCAGGAGGAGTTCTGCCGGCGCTCCCGGGAGCTCAGCGGGCTGGAGGACACCGAGGTGTTGGACACGCACTGTGGGCAGTGTGGCAATGTCACCCTCGGGGACATCTGGCCCATGCTGGGGGTGACACCGGTGCAGCCCGTGCACGTGGCCGTGTACAGCGTGGCCCAtgccctgcacagggctctgggctgcacCTCCAGAGGGTGTCCCAAAACACCTGTCAGGTCCTGGCAGGTGAGTGGCACCATTGAGGCAGAAATGGCACAAATTCACTCCAAGGCTGGTTTGCAGGATAGTCCCTTTCAAGTTTAATATGAAAATCCTCTCTTTCATAGACAGATTTGACACATTCTACTTGACTGGATAATTAACAAGAACATCTTTCTCACAAACAGTCCTTGAGAAGAACAAACAGAGTAGGAAAACAGCACCTGCAGGTTGTTTATATAACAAGTTATCATTGTTTTTCTACAGCTCCCTAAAAAGTCTCCCAAATCCACTGTGAGAAAACAAAGTTTTCTCGCTTTCTGACCAGGCTGTTGCCCTACAGGTGAGGGCAGATCTGAGGGACAAACAGCCAATTTTTGTCACCTCACAGCCAGGTTGGCACAATCTTAGCCCACCTAAGGCACAGCTGATGTCAGCTGGAAGAACTGTCACCTCCAAACAAGAACTGGAcca
Coding sequences within:
- the CPTP gene encoding ceramide-1-phosphate transfer protein; translation: MAAAAAGPFSLREVLDAFRRCVTEQREVLLEPYLSGWRGLIRFLQSLGAVFSFISKDAVAKVALLEGHQQQHGFVSLQSLVQHELAAGPAALRARSDSGCRTVLRLHRALRWLQLFLEGLRSGEPRTSVLCTDAYNASLAQHHPWVVRKAATVAFCALPSRDAFLEIMNVGSQEEAVAMLGEAIPYIGDVYSITQELFTQHKLLDLP